The Triticum urartu cultivar G1812 chromosome 6, Tu2.1, whole genome shotgun sequence genome includes the window TCCAAAGATACGTAAATGGTAGGTTTATTAACGGGCaatttttgaaaaggaggacCTCCGGCCTCTACATTCACGTTAATTATTTTGTCTTTAActttctttgttttcttttttgaatCATACAGTTTTTTTTATCAAGTTTTGGTTGCAAACCACGTAATCATACGGTTGATTTGTGAATTGTGATGAGTTGTTGCTATTGTAGCATACAGATCAGCACTGTTTTGTACAACTGTACAAGCCATGTGTTTTTATGGCTGGTGACGTGCCGATTCTATTTTGGCGTCGATTTCCTCTAGTAATTGCATTTGTATCCCGCAATTTAAGAGGATGATGTACGAGGGATACACACACACTTCGCAGAGATATTTGACAATTATATAAAAGAATTAATTTTCATCCAAGTATTAAATGTAAAGATCTATATCGGCCGATTTGCAAGAATGAATTGCCGAGGATGGATATCTGTTCTCACCGAATCAGTTAGCTCATTTATTTCCTTCCTAATTTCGAGCCTATACGCTTTAACTTACTTCCTTATTTTCCTCTGTCCTTTTCCTGAACCGTCTACAGCTAGGCAGCCAAAAAACGCCTATATATCCCAGCAGCACATTAAAAGTACGTGCGCTGATTCTGGGAACGCATGCAGTGCATGAACGAACGTTCGTAAGCGATAAAAAAATGCAATTTCCCTTTGCCAAGTCTAGTCTAGCTAGAGATTAATATGTTTTGTTTAATTTGGGTTTCCATACAGTACACACCAGGATTCATGCAGGTTGAAGCAAGTACTCCTCGACGATGCACGCTGATTTGGCGCCAGAACATATATATACGGATTACCGTAAACAAGTATACTACACATGTAATCTCGGCATCTAGCTAGGTTTTCCCTGGGGTTTTGCAAGTCAACCAACCGGATCGATCGTTGGACGCGAACAGAAGCCAGCAATTTGGGTGCATATACGTTGGTTGCAGATTTGTAAAGAAAGAAACACGGTGAATTCTTGGTTTCTACTCCAAATTTAGGAAGATTGAAATGGAGATCCATCCTGAAAAGGAGAGGAGTTATTTGGGGTCAAATATAATCTTCAGTTGCTCTTCTCACTCGACGCCAACCCAAGGCCATTAATACCCCCGCTCGCTGCCAACCTTGCGCGTCGTTTGCCACCCCACCGATCGATGACCCCATCCCTCACCTCTGACCCCGGGAACGCGCCGGCTTGGCTCTATATATAGGGCGTGTCATGGCCATGGACGACCAACGCTTATAGCAGATGATACTCGCAACCGGCCACCACCAACCTGCCGCTGCTCACGGGCTCGCCGCGGGTGCCTCCGCCGCTGCTATGCCTGTGAGCAGTTGGCCTTTGTATGGCTCTGCGGTGCCGAGCCAGCAGGGAGATCACTCGGGCCTCGTCGCGGCACCGATTCCGGCGCCGACGTTGGGCGTCGAGCTTGACGGTGCTCAGGAAATGACCACCAACAACAAGCGGAAGCGCGAGGAGCAGTCGTCGGCGGCGTTTGGCGCGGCCCAGGCGCATCAGCAGCCAATGGTCGTCGACCGCAGCCTGCGCAACGAAGTAAGTGCCCAGATCAAATCGCCACCATGCATGCACTACAGATCCATACTTTGCGTTTGATGCTTATCTAGCTTTGGTTAACCGTAATGGATGATGCAGGCAGAAAGGTTTTGTAATACTTTGGAGGAGGAGATGCGGAGGCATGAGACGCTCATGCTCTCGACCGTGGAGGCCATGGTGGAGAAGCGGCTCTTGGCCAAGGACCAGGAGATCATGCACAACTGGGGCGTCAACTGTGCACTCGGGGAGCGCCTCAGGACCCTCTACATGGAGGCTGAGGCGTGGCGCATGGACGCGCAATCCAAGCAGACCGAGGCCAACGTGCTCCGCGCCGACCTAGAGCGGGCGCTTGCCCAGCAAGCGGTCCGTTACCGTGGCAGTGGCAGCGGTGAAGGTgaaggtgaggacgacgccgagTCATGCTGCTGGGGGGACTATCACGTGGCATTCTGCGGGGGGGAGGAGGTGGAGACGCCGGTGGTGGAGCCTCCGGTGACAGGAGCCGGAATGTGCAAGGGGTGCAGTGAGAATGCGCCGGTGGTGGTGCTACTGCCGTGCCGGCACCTCTCCATCTGCGGGCCATGCGCGGAAGTAGCGTCGGGGTGCCCATCGTGTGGATGCGCCAAGCAGGGCAGCATCTACATCAACTTATCGTGATGCAAGGGTGTAATAGTTCTTGGAACGCATGAACCGGCCGGCGCCAGGCATCAGACGACGCGCATTGTCGATGAATCGCCGAACATTCATGCATCATTATTTCCGTAGTTTTAGAGTCGACATTTTGTTTCATTCTGAACCTTTTTTCGAGTCGACTTTTGTAAGTTATGTTTTCTTCTACTTCGTTTGTTCTCGACGGGGATGCTACCGCGACGGTTCGATGACGTCGATATGAGCGGATCAGTACCCCTTCTTTTGTTCGGTTTAGGTTTCTTCTTAAGCTATTTTACCATTCATTCAACAAGAAGAAAAAAAGTTTGTACTACATCCGAGCGTTTGCGGTGAGTTACGTGATCGCCGCATCAGAGTGGTGGGGGATGGTGGAGATAGTGTATACGGTTGTGTGGAAATATTCGAGATGGGAAAGATGACACGTATGACTATGGTGGTACAGAAAAGTGATTGCACGAAGGacagagggtgtgcggcgcccggCGGCGCATGGGAGGAGTGGGTGGGTGGCTAAGGTTAGGTTTTAGCAAGGAACCGAAATGAACGGACCAGATTTAGATCCAATGGTCCACAAAGATTGGTTGGATTTATAGAAAAAAATGCTCGGCTGGCAAAGTTGGGTTTGTAAAAATTCATAAAATTGAATGTATAGTAGGAAATGTTTTAATGGCATTCATGAGTGATGAAGAGAAGGTTCGCCACAAAGCGTCACATGTGAGGAAAGGCTGACCAGGGCTAGGGCTTAGATATCTAAAAGGGAGCAGATAGGAACTGATTTTAGATCTAACAAACCAAAAGACTAACTAAATTTTGCATAAACAAAACACTCAGATTCTACATTCAAACCATCAACAAGATACAAGGATATGCTAGAGTACCCTCCTCCTATGGGCATCCTTCCTCGCGAGTGCCTCTCACATGATCTGATCCGCACGCTCTAACGGTACCCATTGGCCAGGAAGCTCGATACTGGGACGGCCTCAGGGCCTAGAAGGCCTGGCTGCAGCCTTGCCTTGGCGATCCATCAAGGGCCCAACTTCTAAGAAAGCTTGATCTTGGCGTGCAAGCCAATAGTTCCCCTGGCAATGTCGTCCAGGGCCCCTATAAAACTTAGTTCTAATCCCCTCTATAAAGCGACGCTAGGGGTAGGTCGAGGGCCTCTGTTCCGTGATTCATCCCTCGGTAGATTTTTATCATCTTCAATCTATAACCACCTCACACGAGGCGTTGTTACCATTAATCCAAaacaaagtaggagtagggtgtTACCTCTGCCATGAGGGATCGAACTTGGGTAAAGCTCATGTGCAATCCCCTCTGGTACTTCCGGCTATTCTCTACACCCTACGGAGGGCACTGGTTATTTTATGCACCATCAGTTGGCGCACCATTCGGCCACTGCGTCGACAGGAGGCCGACTCTTGATCGAATCTAAGATCATGCATGGTGACTTCATGCTAGGCCAGAGCTTTACTTTGGGCTCTCTCATGTTCATCACAAATGGGTCAGTACTTATCCACCTCGACCCGACGCCCATCCCCGTCTGAACCTTCTTCTTCGGCACACTGGTGTTCGTCATCGGCTGCTTTGGCGACTTCGGACTCTATGTTCCACCGCTTCATCAAGCAGCAAACATGTCTTCCGTGAACCTGCGCCAGCAGCAACACCGACATCCAACCCAGAAAATAACGAGCCTTCTCCAGCAACCCAAaaacactatgtgatgtcctcaaaaggcagattctgaaccgaaaccctaggaaagagggtgttgggtttgaaaggaaaatgaatgctaatggatcttactggaagcctgagcattACCCTAAAACCACATGGGTAGCTACAAAGGAACCtttagtggatccatctaccctatcttgcttcacttgtgctaatcttATTGTCATTGAttaatcctttgatgcaaactataaactgcttaagaatcagaatggtgaagtgtttgccaggtatattggtactaactgcaggaatgggccacttaTGAAGAAAAGTCTGGGTGCccaaaaagtgtctggagaatcttcctgtgaatgtcgtcatgacatcACAAGGGAaaaagacaaaccccagaccagaggcttcatatggtccaaaggcttcatacagacagagaaCTCACCTGAatcgcactaacacaaatgttttgcagggaaactataATTAGGCCTACGAATATGAGCgggtttcatcaaaccgccatgttcataagacccagaactactctgcttattcttatgagtactattctccacctgcaagactatttgctagggctccaaagccaaagttctcagatgctgcacttagactcattgcttcgaagccacccttgaagatgtgggtggctaagaaagcttatatctctcttttgcagggaaaggtctccatcCGAAAATCAAATGAGTCTGAAGCTATTGcaggggacctaaaacatcttgtagggcgcaagatcaaatgcccaaatggtcttattatgtattttgttcccgAGTCGCTTGCTATTtgtcctatcagtcctaacctgaatttaagctttcataatccacttgctcgtcaaatgtttatgcttcacaatactcttcatgaagcctatccccctaactgcactgtagggtatggcaccagctgcttcagaatggattattgatagtgcatgtactaatcacatgactggcgaacgaagtcttctcatggactcaaccttacgtccatctgacaaaagtcacatcacatttgctgatactggtaaaagcaaggtattgggtctaggtagagttgcaatctcaaaagatcaacacatggataaagtgatgcttgttgaatcccttggtttcaacttaatgtctgtctcaatgctttgcgatttgaacatgattgtgatatttggaaaatatcgtttccttgttctaatggaatctgacaagtctctagtctttgaggGGTATCGgcaagatgatttgtacatggtagatttctcagcaggaccacagcttgccgtatgtcttcttgtaaaagcttcagaatgttggctctgccatcggaggctagggcatgctggcatgaggaacttgcatactcttgcaatgaagaagcacgtcataggcatcgagggtgtcaagttcaagaaggatcacttatgcggtgcctgtgaagctggaaagatgacgagggcaagcatccctcgaagacaatcatgacaacgactcaacccttcgaattgctacacatggaccacttcggccctactcactactctactcttactactactgcttgtctctatggcttcgtcattgttgatgattattcaagatatacatgggtgcatataattctctacaagactgaagtgcaggatgtcttcagacgcttcgcaaatcgagccatgaacaactatggcgtcaagatcaagcacatcagaagcaACAATGGCATTGAATTCAAGAATACCGGCTTCGACACTTATCtcgatacattgggcatcactcatgagttctcagctccgtacacgccgcagaagaatggcatcgtggaacgcaagaacaaaacactcattgagatggctcggacgatgctcgatgaatacaagacaccatgtcaacaaccgtgtttatcttcacaagcttctgaagaaaacatcctatgaactcctcactggtaagaagccaaacttcagttacttcagagtatttggtgctaggtgctggatcaaagatccacatcacacttcaaaatttgcaccgaaagcacatgaaggttttatgcttggttacgcaaaggattcgcactcctacagagtcttcaacctctttcactataaagtggttgaaactgtggatgtgcgattcgatgagactaacggctcgcaaagagagcacctcccaaatgtgctagatgaaattccacccagtgaatccatcaagcttatgggaactggagaaatcatactgtctgaagtacagcctgaagaggaacttatcatctctgcacctaatcaacctgaagacaatgctcagcctgaagacaatccttcaaacgatgaaaatgatcagcaagagcaaaatcttcgtccagttcatcctcgtattgtaaatgaagtacaaattgagaagataattgatagcatcaatgcacctggtccactcactcgttcaagggcaacacaactagcaaatttctgtgggcactttgcattcgtctcaatatctgaacccaagaaagttgatgaagccttcatggaacctgaatggattcaagctatgcaagaagagcttcaacagttcgagctgaataatgtatgggaactggtaaagcgtcctgatcctcgtaaacacaatatcataggcactaaatggatatatcacaacaagcaagatgagcatggtcaagttgtcagaaacaaggctcatctcgttgctcaaggatacactcaagttgaaggaatggACTTCTacgaaacatttgctcctgtggctaggcttgaagctattcgcatactgctaggctatgcaaatcatcataacatccttctgtatcaaatgtatgtgaagagtgcctttctcaatggcaagattgaagaagaagtgtatgttgcacaaccgcctggttttgaagatccaaaacgtcctgacatggtttacaagctcaacaaggcactgtatggcctcaaacaagcccctcgtgcttggtatgacacactcaaagacttcctgaagagcaatggcttcaaacctggttccctggatcccacactctccacgaagacatatgatggtgaactatttgtgtgtcaaatatatgttgatgacattatcttcggctgcactaaccagaagtacagtgatgagtttgaatacatgatgcaagagcaatatcagatgtccatgatgggtgagctgaagttcttccttggtcttcaaataagGCAGCAACGCaatgacatcttcatatctcaagagaaatacctcaaagattgcctgaagaagtttggaatgcaagactacaagggttatacgacgccaatgcctaccaagagtcatctggattctgacgccaatggtaaagagttcgatcaaaaggtataccgctccatgattagttctttgctttatttatgtgcatctaggccagatatcaggCTTAGTGTTTGCATGCGTGCCCAATTctaagcggcaccaaaggaatcacatcacttagctgcgaagcgaattcttcgatatttggcttacaccccaaccctaggattatggtatccaaagggctcagagtttgatctagttggattctcggatgatgattatgctggtgacaaggtggatcgcaagtctacatcaggcacatgtcactttctgggacgatcacttgtgtgttggtcttcaaagaagcagaactgtgtatctctctccactgctgaatctgaatacattgctgctggatcttgctgtgctcagcttctaaggatgaagcaaacactcaaagactatggcattcatctgaagcaagtgccact containing:
- the LOC125516596 gene encoding probable BOI-related E3 ubiquitin-protein ligase 2, which gives rise to MILATGHHQPAAAHGLAAGASAAAMPVSSWPLYGSAVPSQQGDHSGLVAAPIPAPTLGVELDGAQEMTTNNKRKREEQSSAAFGAAQAHQQPMVVDRSLRNEAERFCNTLEEEMRRHETLMLSTVEAMVEKRLLAKDQEIMHNWGVNCALGERLRTLYMEAEAWRMDAQSKQTEANVLRADLERALAQQAVRYRGSGSGEGEGEDDAESCCWGDYHVAFCGGEEVETPVVEPPVTGAGMCKGCSENAPVVVLLPCRHLSICGPCAEVASGCPSCGCAKQGSIYINLS